The Staphylothermus marinus F1 genome has a segment encoding these proteins:
- a CDS encoding transcription elongation factor Spt5: MSIRRKTSFYAIRTTMGREIDVALVIESRIMDLVKQNRDPGVKAVFVPPGVRGYVFLETSRLASIYRLISELKYVKSGQPIKVSLDEVGRLVKPKPVIEMIKEGDIVEIVRGPFRGMKAQVISIDRNKNMVVLSILEAAFNVPITVPGDYVKPSRKSGV, encoded by the coding sequence TTGAGTATTAGGAGAAAGACAAGTTTTTATGCAATAAGAACGACTATGGGACGGGAAATAGACGTTGCTTTAGTTATAGAATCTAGAATAATGGATCTAGTAAAGCAGAACAGAGATCCAGGCGTAAAAGCAGTATTTGTTCCTCCAGGTGTTAGAGGATATGTTTTTCTCGAAACATCAAGATTAGCATCGATTTATAGGTTGATAAGTGAATTAAAATATGTTAAATCAGGTCAACCAATCAAAGTTTCTCTAGACGAAGTAGGAAGACTTGTTAAGCCTAAACCTGTTATCGAAATGATTAAAGAGGGAGACATAGTAGAAATTGTGAGAGGCCCGTTTAGAGGAATGAAAGCACAAGTTATTAGTATAGATAGGAATAAAAACATGGTTGTCCTGAGTATATTAGAGGCTGCTTTCAATGTCCCTATAACTGTTCCAGGTGATTATGTAAAACCCAGTAGGAAGAGCGGTGTCTAG
- the pfdA gene encoding prefoldin subunit alpha, which yields MSKNIREKRTAVTLTELIARANELREYLNILQAQIETYTSQLSELQLVKNTLEELPINTFDGLVVLDRLNTAFIPIRISENWHNNVIVNIGRNYYVKTNKEKASKIVIDRISVIRRILNDLRKQYQAALMEYNTIQQILAKIYVQSQQSQQAPQQTGAS from the coding sequence ATGAGCAAAAATATACGTGAAAAAAGAACTGCTGTGACACTTACAGAATTAATAGCCAGAGCAAATGAGCTCCGAGAATACTTAAATATTTTACAGGCACAAATAGAGACATATACTTCGCAATTATCAGAGTTGCAACTAGTCAAGAATACACTTGAAGAACTACCTATTAATACATTTGATGGCTTAGTAGTTCTTGACAGATTAAACACAGCATTTATACCTATAAGAATCAGTGAAAATTGGCATAACAATGTAATTGTAAATATTGGACGCAACTATTATGTGAAGACAAATAAGGAAAAAGCTTCAAAGATAGTTATTGATAGAATATCCGTTATCAGAAGAATACTCAATGATCTTAGGAAGCAATACCAAGCTGCACTAATGGAGTATAATACTATACAGCAAATACTTGCAAAAATATATGTTCAATCACAACAATCACAACAAGCACCGCAACAAACAGGCGCTAGCTGA
- a CDS encoding 50S ribosomal protein L11: MGKKVIKVMVEGGKANPGPPLGPTLSPLRVNVMEVVKAINEATKDFEGLTVPVEIIVDTSTRKFEVKVGIPTTTALLLKEVGVKQPPGDPAHQKIGDLPIDKIIKIAILKKEQLTAKTLKAAVKTILGTARSIGITVDGKDPKIVQKEIDEGLYDATIAKYEPEWEKEEEQETGEV, encoded by the coding sequence ATGGGTAAGAAAGTAATAAAAGTAATGGTTGAAGGTGGAAAAGCTAATCCAGGCCCACCTCTAGGCCCTACACTTTCACCGTTAAGAGTTAATGTTATGGAAGTAGTTAAAGCAATTAATGAAGCAACTAAGGATTTTGAAGGATTAACTGTTCCAGTTGAGATCATAGTTGATACATCTACTAGAAAATTCGAAGTAAAAGTTGGTATTCCAACAACAACAGCCTTGCTCCTTAAAGAAGTTGGTGTGAAACAACCACCTGGCGATCCTGCTCATCAGAAAATAGGGGATCTACCTATTGATAAAATCATAAAAATAGCTATATTAAAGAAAGAACAATTAACGGCTAAAACGTTAAAAGCAGCGGTAAAGACTATTTTAGGTACTGCTAGAAGTATAGGAATAACAGTAGACGGGAAAGATCCTAAGATTGTCCAGAAAGAAATAGATGAAGGATTATATGATGCTACGATAGCTAAATATGAACCTGAATGGGAGAAAGAGGAGGAACAAGAGACTGGCGAGGTGTGA
- a CDS encoding DNA-binding protein yields the protein MSESYDAELEEIKKRKLLELQRKMEEEKQRRMQIEAILRRILTPEARSRLANLRLVKPELANIVEQQLITLAQSGRVPVPITDNFLKKLLAQIYEQTHRETHIRILRK from the coding sequence GTGAGTGAATCCTACGATGCTGAACTGGAGGAAATTAAAAAACGTAAACTACTAGAATTGCAGAGAAAGATGGAGGAAGAGAAACAGAGGAGAATGCAAATAGAAGCTATACTTAGAAGAATTCTCACACCAGAAGCTAGAAGTAGGCTTGCTAATCTAAGACTTGTCAAACCAGAATTAGCAAATATTGTGGAACAACAACTTATCACACTTGCGCAGTCAGGAAGAGTTCCTGTCCCGATCACAGATAATTTTCTGAAGAAACTCCTTGCACAAATATATGAGCAAACACATCGTGAAACACATATACGTATTTTGAGGAAATAA
- a CDS encoding 16S rRNA methyltransferase: protein MNMKEPISIILLESALELVPKELWKHPAVVKNARRRGKKPGETLLDVSLHYHAMKKLKDKEKRGRPDIVHISLLNALESPLNKEGYLRIYIHTYPGHIIFVKPETRIPRNYNRFVGLMEQLLIHGKVPPDSDDPLLYVKTMTISDLLEKINKNGIILLREHGEKEKPENIVKYAVENNYAIGIGGFPHGDYSQEIISISKAEFSIYNKPLTTWITISRVIVGAEHLYNII, encoded by the coding sequence ATGAACATGAAAGAACCGATAAGCATAATATTGTTAGAATCAGCTCTAGAACTAGTTCCTAAGGAGTTATGGAAGCACCCAGCCGTGGTAAAGAATGCGAGGAGAAGAGGGAAAAAACCTGGCGAGACCTTGCTTGATGTTTCACTTCATTATCATGCAATGAAGAAACTGAAGGACAAAGAGAAACGAGGAAGACCAGATATTGTTCATATATCCTTATTAAACGCTCTTGAAAGCCCATTAAACAAAGAAGGATATCTACGAATATATATACATACTTATCCCGGACACATAATATTTGTGAAACCAGAAACTAGGATTCCAAGAAATTATAATAGATTTGTCGGTTTAATGGAACAACTACTAATACATGGCAAAGTACCCCCCGACAGCGACGACCCATTATTATATGTGAAAACTATGACAATAAGTGATCTTCTCGAAAAAATAAATAAAAATGGAATCATATTGTTGAGAGAACATGGAGAAAAGGAAAAACCTGAAAATATTGTAAAATATGCTGTTGAAAACAATTATGCAATTGGCATCGGGGGATTTCCTCACGGAGACTATAGCCAAGAAATTATTAGTATTAGTAAGGCTGAATTCTCCATATATAATAAGCCATTAACCACATGGATCACTATATCTCGAGTAATAGTAGGAGCCGAACACCTATACAATATCATATAA
- the rpl18a gene encoding 50S ribosomal protein L18Ae: MSEIKIYRVEGVMLLSHDRFPVWQKFTKEVRALNKEQAIEYVYSVLGSNHKLRRKHIRITKIEEITLSEVRDRRIVALARLERFVKL, translated from the coding sequence ATGAGCGAAATAAAGATCTATAGAGTAGAAGGTGTAATGTTACTTAGCCATGATAGGTTCCCAGTATGGCAGAAGTTTACTAAGGAAGTGCGGGCACTAAATAAAGAACAAGCTATTGAATATGTCTACTCGGTTCTAGGAAGTAATCATAAGCTTAGAAGAAAACATATTAGGATAACAAAAATTGAAGAGATAACATTGAGTGAAGTAAGGGATCGTAGAATAGTTGCCTTAGCAAGACTCGAGAGGTTTGTTAAGTTATGA
- a CDS encoding 50S ribosomal protein L39e, whose protein sequence is MARNKPLARKLRLAAAYKENRPVPIWVSVKTRLKVRRGFRLRHWRRTKLKV, encoded by the coding sequence ATGGCTAGAAATAAACCACTAGCTAGAAAGCTTAGATTAGCAGCAGCTTATAAAGAGAATAGGCCTGTGCCTATCTGGGTATCTGTAAAAACTAGGTTAAAGGTTAGAAGAGGCTTTAGACTTAGACATTGGCGCAGAACAAAACTTAAGGTATAA
- a CDS encoding 50S ribosomal protein L1: MPLPSKEELKEAIVKAVQYSPKRNFKQSVELIVVLKDVDPRSPEGRIRETIFLPKGLGKDKIICVVADGEMAEKARAGGAHRVITRDELLALSKKDAKKVAQECDWVLVRTDLMANAGRILGPALGPRGKIPVPVPPAADIVSVMNRYKSAILLRNKDQPQLMTRIGTEDMNPEDLVINAQTILSRLETKLPNGAHNIAKIVVKTTMGPPIEVMG, from the coding sequence ATGCCTCTTCCAAGTAAGGAAGAATTAAAGGAAGCTATAGTTAAAGCAGTACAGTACAGTCCGAAGAGAAACTTTAAACAAAGTGTAGAATTAATTGTTGTTCTAAAAGATGTTGATCCCCGTAGTCCGGAGGGAAGAATTAGAGAGACGATATTTTTGCCGAAAGGACTTGGTAAAGATAAAATAATATGTGTTGTTGCCGATGGTGAAATGGCTGAAAAAGCTAGAGCAGGTGGTGCACACAGAGTTATAACAAGAGACGAGTTGCTCGCATTAAGCAAGAAAGACGCTAAAAAAGTAGCTCAAGAATGTGATTGGGTTCTTGTAAGGACGGATCTAATGGCTAATGCCGGCAGAATACTGGGACCAGCTCTCGGTCCTCGAGGAAAAATACCTGTCCCAGTTCCTCCCGCCGCAGATATAGTATCGGTAATGAATAGATATAAATCTGCAATTTTGCTGAGAAATAAGGATCAGCCACAACTAATGACTAGAATAGGAACAGAGGATATGAATCCCGAGGATTTAGTTATAAACGCACAGACAATATTATCACGTCTAGAAACAAAGCTGCCGAATGGAGCACATAATATTGCAAAAATAGTTGTTAAAACCACAATGGGTCCGCCAATAGAGGTTATGGGGTGA
- a CDS encoding YhbY family RNA-binding protein gives MSPLRLEKKIYDKDIWRKIKDRKAGKVDVQLGKKGLTQGFINEVKARLEKHGVVKIRMLKSYVKSTNTDRRETAKIIAKVLGAKLIEVRGYTFIIARNKDKYRSLKIVGEKENSRDRKWLQH, from the coding sequence ATGTCTCCTCTGCGGCTGGAGAAGAAGATATATGATAAAGACATCTGGAGAAAAATCAAGGATAGAAAAGCTGGAAAAGTAGATGTACAACTAGGTAAGAAAGGATTGACACAAGGTTTTATAAACGAAGTTAAAGCAAGGCTTGAAAAACACGGCGTAGTTAAGATAAGGATGTTAAAATCATATGTTAAATCAACAAATACTGATAGAAGAGAAACAGCTAAGATAATAGCTAAGGTCTTAGGGGCAAAACTTATAGAAGTTCGAGGATATACCTTCATAATCGCTAGAAATAAAGATAAATATAGGAGTTTAAAGATTGTAGGAGAGAAAGAGAATAGTAGGGATAGAAAATGGTTACAGCATTAG
- the ftsY gene encoding signal recognition particle-docking protein FtsY — protein sequence MFRRIKRVFSKFIDKASALLFSKEQLMDLIDEFKFELISNDVAYDVAEEITTKLVEAVENKIVRDKESLIEFLKKTIRSYFDSVELIDIFHEASKTKPYIIVFLGVNGVGKTTTIAKTAVLFRDKGFKPLMVAADTFRAGAQEQLRIHGERTGIPVFMGKYGADPASIAFDAIRHAETRGYDVVLIDTAGRMHTDSNLVDELRKIIRVAKPHRKILVVDALTGNDAIEQAVFFDKAVGVDAVIVTKVDAYEQGGVPLSIVYSIRKPIIMIGVGQGYKDLKPFNIDEFLDKILSVK from the coding sequence TTGTTTCGCAGAATTAAAAGAGTATTTTCAAAATTCATCGATAAAGCATCAGCTCTACTATTTTCTAAAGAACAACTAATGGATTTAATAGATGAGTTTAAATTCGAGCTAATATCAAATGATGTAGCATACGATGTAGCAGAGGAAATCACAACTAAACTTGTTGAAGCAGTTGAGAATAAAATAGTTAGAGATAAAGAATCTTTGATAGAGTTTTTAAAGAAAACTATTAGGTCATATTTTGACTCTGTGGAATTAATCGATATTTTTCATGAAGCATCTAAGACTAAACCTTACATAATAGTTTTTCTAGGAGTTAATGGTGTTGGTAAAACAACAACGATAGCTAAAACAGCAGTATTGTTTAGAGATAAAGGATTTAAACCATTAATGGTTGCTGCTGATACTTTTCGAGCAGGAGCGCAGGAACAATTAAGGATTCATGGAGAGAGAACTGGTATACCAGTATTTATGGGTAAATATGGAGCCGATCCAGCTTCTATAGCGTTCGACGCCATTAGACATGCAGAAACTCGCGGTTATGATGTAGTATTAATTGATACTGCTGGTAGAATGCATACAGACTCTAACTTAGTTGATGAACTTAGAAAAATTATTAGGGTTGCAAAGCCTCATAGAAAAATCCTTGTAGTCGATGCTCTCACAGGTAATGATGCTATTGAGCAAGCTGTATTTTTTGATAAAGCAGTAGGTGTTGATGCTGTAATAGTGACTAAAGTTGATGCATATGAGCAGGGAGGGGTTCCTCTAAGCATAGTATATAGTATTAGGAAACCCATAATCATGATTGGGGTTGGCCAGGGATATAAAGATTTAAAACCCTTTAATATCGATGAATTCCTAGATAAAATATTATCCGTTAAATAA
- a CDS encoding 50S ribosomal protein L10, giving the protein MSATAVPKAKRIPQWKIEEVEYLTTLFKSYPVFAIADLTGFPTNQLQKLRKKLSKKVLFRVSKNKLILRALRNAGIDTSKFEELLTGQNLLLFTHMNAFELSLLLDKYKAKTYYKPGEIAQQEIVIPEGNTGLSPGPILSTFSKLKIPTRIQGNSIVITRDTVVAKPGDTISEELASLLQRLDIALKEVKINIKAAYDHGIIILRDQLVLDLEEYKNMVMNAHLDALKIGSEIAWPVPEILELSLNKAFRQALALAAEAGYVTPDTAEYVFRAAIMKALALAAEVSKYAPDLGLEVPTIQPTTPPEKKEEEEKKEEEEEEAETVSEEELAEGLGALFG; this is encoded by the coding sequence ATGTCTGCAACAGCAGTTCCCAAAGCTAAGAGAATTCCTCAGTGGAAAATAGAAGAAGTAGAATATTTAACAACATTGTTTAAATCATACCCAGTATTCGCAATAGCTGATCTAACAGGTTTTCCGACAAACCAGCTTCAAAAACTAAGGAAGAAATTATCGAAGAAAGTATTATTCAGAGTTTCTAAGAACAAATTAATTCTAAGAGCACTTAGAAATGCCGGTATTGATACAAGTAAATTCGAGGAACTACTTACAGGACAGAATCTATTATTGTTTACACATATGAATGCTTTCGAGTTAAGCCTATTACTCGATAAATACAAGGCAAAAACTTATTATAAACCAGGTGAAATAGCTCAGCAAGAAATAGTTATTCCTGAAGGAAACACCGGTTTATCACCGGGACCTATTCTTAGTACTTTCAGCAAACTAAAGATTCCTACACGTATACAGGGTAACTCTATAGTTATTACACGCGATACAGTTGTTGCGAAACCAGGAGATACTATATCTGAGGAATTGGCAAGTCTTCTGCAAAGACTAGATATTGCTTTAAAAGAGGTTAAGATAAATATTAAAGCAGCATATGATCATGGAATAATAATATTGAGGGACCAACTAGTCCTAGATCTCGAAGAGTATAAGAACATGGTTATGAATGCTCACCTAGACGCATTAAAGATCGGATCAGAAATAGCATGGCCTGTGCCAGAGATATTAGAGTTATCATTAAACAAAGCATTCCGTCAGGCATTAGCATTAGCTGCTGAGGCAGGATATGTAACACCAGATACTGCTGAATACGTGTTTAGAGCGGCAATAATGAAAGCACTAGCACTTGCAGCAGAAGTTTCCAAGTATGCACCAGATCTAGGATTAGAAGTACCAACAATACAACCGACAACTCCGCCTGAGAAAAAGGAAGAGGAGGAGAAGAAAGAGGAGGAAGAAGAGGAAGCTGAGACTGTTAGCGAAGAAGAACTAGCAGAAGGACTAGGAGCACTCTTCGGATAA
- a CDS encoding ribonuclease P protein component 4 yields the protein MRKNVLKDLAIQRIRYLYKLALDRTRSGDYDLARRYIELIIKYAHKARVKPPKYIRRGYCRKCRIPLIPGLTARVRIQSEGKGSRVVVTCLLCGWRRRYMIKTSGEKSRIEKLEK from the coding sequence TTGAGAAAAAACGTTTTGAAAGATCTAGCCATTCAGAGAATAAGGTATTTGTATAAATTAGCGCTTGACAGGACTCGTAGTGGTGATTATGATTTAGCCCGCAGATATATAGAGTTAATCATTAAATATGCTCACAAAGCAAGAGTAAAACCCCCAAAATATATTAGGAGGGGTTATTGTAGAAAATGTAGGATACCATTAATACCTGGCTTAACAGCTAGGGTTAGAATTCAGAGTGAAGGTAAGGGTTCAAGGGTTGTTGTAACATGTCTCCTCTGCGGCTGGAGAAGAAGATATATGATAAAGACATCTGGAGAAAAATCAAGGATAGAAAAGCTGGAAAAGTAG
- a CDS encoding anaerobic ribonucleoside triphosphate reductase produces MQKKDPIIEYAKWNSLDVNENANRYMGPTGFFSYLLEEYMMKTLLDLLPSPVLRAHIDGYIYVHKLPYSIYIPYCTGHSVSRLLEKGLKTPTIISRPARHFDTYVDHIANYLITLQHYFTGAQAFSSVEWYAGPFIRKDGLDYRTVKQQIQRLIFNLNYPTRVGMQTPFTNFTVTLDAPKKMLTGDYAVYDGQKIEPLGEYYKEAKTFFLALTDILYHGDMYGQPFTFPIPTIMTTANMIWDEPEVFEAVFKTAAHRGSFYWLNTRVVDPDASYAMCCRINIDKNELLYAYGTKPKGLGLNFSLKKDLEQQKEETMKKIEQQRFGGLWALPDITGSVNVTTVNLPRIALEARGDDTRFWELYSEVLEIVRISEEWFRRRYLDLMAKYTGMYSMIKEYLKEFPSSHFNTIGILGLPEAAAIYLQEPRLWMEGSRRDWLKATDIMKKMVEYAVSHARKWMKETGTPWNVEEVPGESAAAKLAIKDVKKYPEVLEYLSDPDNPIYSTSIAPYYGEIDLPERIEIESKVQKIFTGGVMMHIFLGEEPDPEALAKLTKRLMQTDLVYWSYTPAITHCNKCGRTFTGLYRRCPVCGSEDVEVWSRIIGYYRPLKNWNPFRRREFWTRKHYKQK; encoded by the coding sequence ATGCAGAAAAAAGACCCTATAATAGAATATGCTAAATGGAACAGTCTCGACGTGAACGAGAATGCAAATAGATACATGGGCCCAACAGGCTTCTTTAGCTATCTACTCGAAGAATACATGATGAAAACACTACTTGATCTACTGCCATCGCCTGTACTAAGAGCACATATTGATGGATACATATATGTTCACAAATTACCTTATAGCATATATATTCCATACTGTACAGGACACAGTGTTTCACGCCTATTAGAGAAGGGCTTAAAAACACCTACAATCATATCAAGGCCTGCAAGACATTTTGACACATATGTTGATCACATAGCTAATTATCTAATAACATTACAGCATTACTTTACAGGAGCTCAAGCATTCTCAAGTGTTGAATGGTATGCTGGGCCATTCATAAGGAAAGATGGACTAGATTATAGAACTGTAAAACAACAGATTCAAAGACTCATATTCAACTTAAATTATCCAACACGTGTCGGTATGCAGACACCATTCACTAACTTCACAGTAACACTTGATGCTCCGAAGAAAATGCTTACAGGAGACTATGCAGTATATGATGGACAGAAAATTGAGCCGCTAGGAGAATACTATAAGGAAGCAAAAACATTCTTCTTAGCTCTAACAGATATTCTATACCATGGAGACATGTATGGACAACCATTCACGTTCCCAATACCAACAATTATGACAACCGCGAATATGATCTGGGATGAACCAGAGGTTTTCGAAGCAGTATTTAAAACAGCAGCACATCGTGGAAGCTTTTACTGGTTAAATACTAGAGTGGTCGACCCCGATGCAAGCTATGCTATGTGTTGCCGCATAAATATAGATAAAAACGAACTCCTCTACGCATATGGGACAAAACCTAAAGGATTAGGATTAAACTTTAGCCTGAAGAAGGATCTAGAACAACAAAAAGAGGAAACAATGAAGAAGATAGAACAACAAAGATTCGGCGGATTATGGGCACTCCCAGATATTACAGGCTCTGTAAATGTTACAACAGTAAATCTGCCACGTATAGCTCTAGAAGCTAGAGGCGATGATACAAGATTCTGGGAACTCTATAGCGAGGTACTAGAAATTGTTAGGATTAGTGAAGAATGGTTTAGAAGACGCTACCTAGACCTCATGGCTAAATATACTGGAATGTACTCTATGATAAAAGAATACTTGAAAGAATTCCCATCATCTCATTTCAACACCATCGGTATTCTTGGATTACCAGAGGCGGCTGCAATCTATTTACAAGAACCTAGGCTCTGGATGGAGGGGTCAAGGAGGGATTGGCTAAAAGCAACGGATATTATGAAGAAAATGGTTGAATACGCAGTTAGTCATGCTAGGAAATGGATGAAAGAAACAGGTACGCCGTGGAATGTTGAAGAAGTACCTGGTGAATCAGCAGCTGCTAAACTAGCTATCAAGGATGTAAAGAAGTATCCGGAAGTACTAGAATATCTAAGTGATCCAGATAATCCTATCTATTCAACAAGTATAGCACCATACTATGGAGAAATAGATCTACCTGAGAGAATAGAGATTGAATCAAAAGTTCAGAAAATATTTACTGGAGGAGTAATGATGCACATATTCCTAGGCGAAGAACCTGATCCCGAAGCTCTCGCTAAATTGACGAAGAGACTGATGCAAACCGATCTAGTCTATTGGAGCTATACACCTGCAATAACACATTGTAACAAGTGTGGTAGAACATTTACAGGATTATATCGTAGATGCCCAGTTTGTGGAAGCGAAGACGTAGAGGTGTGGAGTAGAATTATAGGATATTATCGTCCACTAAAGAACTGGAATCCATTCCGTAGAAGAGAATTTTGGACTCGTAAACATTATAAGCAGAAATAA
- a CDS encoding 30S ribosomal protein S19e translates to MVTALEVPADKLIARLATYLKENVPEVKPLPWAYFVKTGAHKERPPQDPDWWYYRAASILRKLYKSGEPIGIETFRTIYGGRKNYGSAPEHFVKSGGSIIRRILQQLEQARLVRKIRGRGRILTPQGRALLDRLAYEVMLDLVREQPELAKYLPPSVRSKIYFKK, encoded by the coding sequence ATGGTTACAGCATTAGAGGTGCCAGCTGACAAATTAATCGCGAGATTAGCCACGTATTTAAAGGAAAATGTGCCAGAAGTTAAACCACTTCCATGGGCATATTTCGTTAAAACAGGTGCACATAAAGAGAGGCCACCCCAGGATCCAGACTGGTGGTATTATAGAGCAGCTAGTATTCTGAGAAAACTATACAAATCCGGTGAACCAATCGGTATTGAAACTTTTAGAACAATTTATGGTGGAAGGAAAAACTATGGATCAGCCCCTGAGCACTTTGTAAAAAGTGGTGGAAGCATTATTAGGAGGATTCTTCAACAACTAGAGCAAGCTAGACTTGTTAGAAAAATAAGGGGCAGAGGCCGCATATTAACTCCTCAAGGACGAGCCCTACTTGATCGATTGGCATATGAGGTAATGCTTGATCTAGTAAGAGAGCAACCTGAGCTGGCAAAGTATTTGCCTCCGAGTGTTAGGTCTAAAATATACTTTAAGAAATAA
- a CDS encoding 50S ribosomal protein L31e — MSEEGKITRSIHVIPLKRVYWGRRTNRADRAVRLIRKYVRRHFKEAEKIIIDPAVNEYVWSRSREKPPRRVIVEIRFDKEEKTAKVLLIRSSKAKIMSANSK, encoded by the coding sequence ATGAGTGAGGAAGGAAAAATAACTAGGTCAATACATGTTATTCCTTTAAAAAGAGTATACTGGGGTAGAAGAACCAATAGAGCAGATAGAGCTGTTCGATTGATAAGAAAATATGTTAGAAGACACTTCAAAGAAGCTGAAAAAATAATCATTGATCCGGCTGTCAATGAATATGTATGGAGTAGGAGCAGGGAGAAACCCCCTCGAAGAGTAATTGTTGAGATCAGATTTGATAAGGAAGAAAAAACCGCTAAGGTTTTATTAATAAGGTCTTCTAAAGCCAAGATAATGTCAGCAAACAGTAAATAA
- a CDS encoding translation initiation factor IF-6 gives MEIVRLSLFGNPNIGVYVFANNSIALVPPSLSSGEKKVIAETLDVELVETKIANTILNGVLVVGNDNGIILPRIILDEELDILNNNLKKHDLNIYVSRSKNTALGNILLCNNKACIAGSELERQELNKISEALGVEALYKDIMNLTIPGSLAVVTDKGGVIHPDISDDENRELKEIFKVAFERATVNSGIPFIKSGLIANNKGIIVGEYTTGPEILRIRRGLSGGAI, from the coding sequence ATGGAAATTGTTAGACTAAGCTTATTCGGAAATCCAAACATCGGTGTATACGTGTTCGCAAACAATTCCATTGCTTTAGTTCCTCCAAGCCTATCTAGTGGAGAGAAAAAAGTAATTGCGGAAACACTCGACGTAGAACTTGTAGAGACAAAAATTGCAAACACAATTCTAAATGGAGTATTAGTTGTCGGAAATGATAACGGTATTATTCTTCCGAGAATAATATTAGATGAGGAACTTGATATTCTAAATAACAATTTAAAGAAACATGATCTAAACATATATGTTTCAAGATCTAAAAATACAGCTCTTGGAAACATACTTTTATGCAATAATAAAGCATGTATTGCTGGCTCCGAGCTTGAACGACAAGAACTGAATAAGATTTCGGAAGCTCTCGGCGTCGAAGCACTATATAAGGATATAATGAATTTAACAATTCCCGGTAGTTTAGCTGTTGTAACCGATAAGGGAGGAGTAATACATCCAGATATTTCCGATGATGAAAATAGAGAATTAAAAGAAATATTTAAAGTAGCCTTCGAACGTGCTACTGTTAATTCGGGGATACCCTTTATTAAGAGTGGTTTAATAGCTAATAATAAAGGCATAATTGTAGGTGAATATACGACAGGCCCCGAAATACTCCGAATAAGAAGGGGATTAAGTGGAGGTGCTATATAG
- a CDS encoding SecE/sec61-gamma family protein translocase subunit, with amino-acid sequence MGFRELIDSWRRIIRLATKPNKIEYMTSLKISLLGLTLVGSIAFIVRFIFISFIFPQQLYGG; translated from the coding sequence ATGGGTTTTAGAGAGTTAATAGATTCGTGGCGAAGAATAATACGGTTGGCAACTAAGCCTAATAAAATAGAGTATATGACTAGTTTAAAAATAAGCTTGTTAGGATTAACTCTCGTAGGCTCAATAGCTTTCATAGTTAGATTTATATTTATATCATTTATATTTCCACAGCAACTATATGGAGGCTAA
- the rpl12p gene encoding 50S ribosomal protein P1: MEYIYASLLLYKAGKEINEENIKKVLEAAGIQVDEVRVKSLVAALKNIDIAKVLEQALAAPVAAVPAAPAAQAPAEEEKKEEKKEEEEEEAETVSEEELAEGLGALFG, from the coding sequence ATCGAATACATATATGCTTCACTACTACTATATAAGGCTGGTAAAGAGATAAATGAGGAAAACATAAAGAAGGTATTAGAAGCTGCAGGAATTCAAGTAGATGAGGTAAGAGTAAAATCGCTTGTAGCTGCCCTGAAAAATATTGATATAGCAAAAGTACTTGAACAAGCACTAGCCGCTCCAGTAGCAGCGGTTCCAGCCGCACCGGCAGCACAGGCTCCAGCGGAAGAAGAGAAGAAGGAGGAGAAGAAAGAGGAGGAAGAAGAGGAAGCTGAGACTGTTAGCGAAGAAGAACTAGCAGAAGGACTAGGAGCACTCTTCGGATAA